One genomic window of Cannabis sativa cultivar Pink pepper isolate KNU-18-1 chromosome 2, ASM2916894v1, whole genome shotgun sequence includes the following:
- the LOC133034258 gene encoding secreted RxLR effector protein 161-like, translating into MCPKTKLEQEDMANVPYSNAVGSIMYLMVSTRPDLAYAISVLSKFMSSLGKEHWKAMKWLMRYLKGTSKLGLVYQGHQTHQNIEGFTDADYAGDRDTRRSTSTYFFLTGGNCTSWKVQLQPVVALSTTQSEYIATTETIKEALCFS; encoded by the exons ATGTGCCCGAAGACCAAGTTAGAGCAAGAAGATATGGCTAATGTTCCCTACTCTAATGCAGTAGGGTCCATAATGTACTTGATGGTTAGTACTAGACCTGACCTTGCTTATGCAATCAGTGTGCTGAGCAAGTTCATGTCTAGTCTTGGAAAGGAGCATTGGAAAGCCATGAAATGGCTTATGAGATACTTAAAAGGTACATCTAAGTTGGGGTTGGTCTATCAGGGTCACCAAACACATCAGAACATTGAAGGGTTCACAGATGCAGATTATGCGGGGGACAGGGACACTAGAAGATCTACTTCGACCTACTTTTTCTTAACAGGGGGAAATTGTACTAGTTGGAAAGTACAATTACAGCCAGTAGTGGCTTTGTCCACTACTCAATCAGAATATATAGCTACTACTGAAACTATCAAAGAGGCCTTATG TTTTTCATGA
- the LOC115721099 gene encoding uncharacterized protein LOC115721099: MNLSKITLRPFKLTDVDDLMIYAGDDQVTRHLRRKTLTSKDEALTFLKHVCNPHYHHWHRSICIDDRSIGYISALPGSGESMFKAEMSAGAAAEYWGQGVVTKAMKIAVDQLFKDFPHLVRLEGFVDVKNTACQKVMDKVGFRKEGLLRSHYFLKGRLGDYFIYSILATDFLPVSKL; this comes from the coding sequence ATGAACCTATCAAAAATCACACTCCGTCCATTCAAACTAACGGACGTGGATGATTTGATGATATATGCAGGTGATGATCAAGTGACTCGACACCTTCGACGAAAAACTTTGACCTCCAAAGATGAAGCATTGACTTTCTTAAAACATGTTTGTAACCCTCATTATCACCATTGGCACCGCTCTATATGCATTGATGACCGTTCGATCGGCTACATCTCAGCTTTACCGGGTAGTGGTGAGAGCATGTTCAAGGCCGAGATGAGCGCTGGCGCGGCCGCCGAGTATTGGGGCCAAGGAGTGGTCACCAAGGCCATGAAAATAGCAGTTGATCAACTATTCAAGGACTTTCCTCACTTGGTAAGGCTCGAAGGTTTTGTTGATGTGAAAAATACGGCCTGTCAAAAGGTTATGGACAAAGTTGGGTTTCGAAAAGAAGGTCTTCTTAGGAGTCATTATTTTCTTAAAGGAAGACTtggagattattttatttatagtattttagcCACTGATTTTCTTCCTGTCTCAAAGTTATAA